A region of the Festucalex cinctus isolate MCC-2025b chromosome 8, RoL_Fcin_1.0, whole genome shotgun sequence genome:
atatatatatgtgtgtatatatatatatatatatatatatatatatatatatatatatatattaggggtgttaaaaaaaatcgattcagcgatatatcgcgatactacatcgcgcgattgtcgaatcgattcaataatcggcagaatcgattttttttttttttttaatttttttttttttttttttttttttttttaatttttttttttaggattcacaccttgagcatggaagaatgttctatgaacggcacattaagccttaataattttattttaatgctgttcaaatgtgaaacagattgcaaactgtttgtgtacagtggctcacggttataagcctcaagttttagataaatatattcatacaaatcttacagtgtacatgtacaaatttactgatagtattttctaaatttgaatggaaaaaaatcgcaacaatcgacttataaattcgtatcgggattaatcggtatcgaatcgtgaccattcgtatcgggattaatcggtatcgaatcgaatcgtgacctgtgaatcgtgatacgaatcgaatcgtcaggtactaggcaattcacacccctaatatatatatatatgtgtatatatatatatatatatatatatatatatatatatatatatatatatatatatatatatatatagatttttttttttattattattatttattattattattattttgatgactcttaaagggatactcatTGAACAACttccagcagtgaaaagttcatattttgtccggatccaatttgataacttcattatttcttatgtacaattaatacccattaaaaagtaatttttctactttctgtcgactgatgacgacatcacctgcatcacctgttttctgggtttggtcagaagactgagccatgattggtcgttagcacaggtgatgtcgtcatcagtcgacagcaagtagaaaaatgactttttaaaaggtattaattgtacatgaaaaatgatgataTTACCACATTAAATATAggcaaaatatgattttttttttactttaagtaATATTTATTCTTACACGTCCATCAGAGCTGGCCTTTGAGGAAATCTGCCGCCCAGAATGTGACGACACGGACGACATGGAAACGGAATCCGGCTCCTGATTGGTTCTTCACCTTGATGGACACTTTATGTGCAAATGAAGTTGAGCAAGAAAAATGGAggaaccccccccccgccccccaaaaaagtagCAATAAACAGGATCCTTAAAAATGTCTTTGAGTTTccctaattttttaatttttaaaaaggacATTTAATCCTTAAATTTGATgcacagggcggcacggtagtcgagtggttagcacgtccgcttcccagttctgaggtctccggttcgagtccaggctcggaccttcctgggtggagtttgcatgttctccccgtgcccgcgtgggtcttctccgggtactccggtctcctcccacattccaaagacatgcatggcaggttaattgggcgctccgaattgtccctaggtgtgcgtgtgagtgtggatggttgttcgtctctgtgtgccctgcgattggttggcaaccagtccagggtgtcccccgcctactgcccagagccagctgagataggcgccagcagcccccgcgacccttgtgaggaataagcggtcaagaaaatggatggatggatttgatgcacattaaaaaaaaaaagtagttgtgcAGTCATATTTAAACCCTAGCTAGACCACAAATTATGATCCCCAAACaatcatttcaaactcatcttaCAGCTTCATTTTCagcacaaaaataatttcttttGGCAAGTTGACAAACAGGAAAGTGTTTCTTTGTTGGCTGCCTTTTGCTTCCTTGAGGCAGAACCCGTCTGCTGAATCGTTTCACTTGTGGTATTGATTGAGTGCCTCCATTGCAAAGGTATGTGCTCCTCTTTTTGTTCTTATCGTGTCAGATTTTAATATGACACGTGTAAACATTaggttttttatttctttgtcctgccttcctgggtggagtttgcatgccccctccccccccccccccctgccccCCTCCCGCACCCCACCCCCGCCTGTGTGGGTATTCTCAGGGTACtccgggtctcctcccacattccaaagacatgtaaACATCACCTGTAGCAGAATAAGTGTAATTACAGAGCCTTGTGTGGGTGACTGCTTTATgtcaaaagaaatatttaaatgaatttaaCATGTTGACTTGCAATAGTTTGATATTTTCCAGAGTGGCGTCATCTTACCGGCGTGCTGtgcactaatgctgcattcgaggatggtccgaAGTCGgaaaatatccgagttgaaacttcccagttccgacctcaaagcgttcgaggtgaaagtaaacaactaaAATGGCGCATAgtcataaattgttttttattttggtcttcaaaactcaatttgacctccagaaaacgtaccttttttgcaattttgcttcatgtattgttttaatcttatttcataaacattccatacagttaagtagttgaccgtataatttcatgcaggggtATAGTGGTAATGCTGTCAGgtacgttgcgttacatgaagttatggtgaatatttatgaatgaagaaagctatctagttttatactcaaataaattgttttgccattcagtgaCGTCACACTGTAGTGCCGCCGGTGAAgttggggtcctttttttttttttttttttaaacatttatcaacaaatgaagcttaCAGAAACATTGAAATATACATCTGAGCGATATCAAAAACAGAAATTTTCCGACTTCGCGAGTGGAATTTCTGAGTTCAAGGGAGCGTTCCCGgatgcacttcctggtttgaactcggatagTTCCGAgtcgacttccgaccatcctcgaatgcagcagtaCCTtccttcttctttggggccataatgtgggggaaaaaaagagggtgaaaaagccaaagatactcccacaagtgcgcAAGGTCTAGCACTAGCCTAAGGGCTAAataatagcggacgaggggaaaacactgcgtacgaggagccaaaatggcggtccgggcgtaaccgttgtaaCGTCGAAACGCGTTCGGTTGAGAATGGAGACAAAAATATGTAGCATGTTAATGGTTaacagtttttgtgtgtgtttctttgTAGCGCCATTTTGAGATATTGATTGTGAATCCCCAAATCACTGTTTTTGCGCCGGAGATGTGTTCCAGTGTGCATCCATTTGCCGACAAGAAAGTCCAATTATGCTGCTTTTCCCATCAGTCCAAGTACCGCTACCGTGCCGGTTTTTCATTTCAACTGGCGCACGGCACGGCGGGAAGGGGGAACTGATGTTGAAATGaactatttaattttaaaaatcaatgttTTCAATTCTAATTCATTGAACATGTTTTGGCAAATTGTCAATCAAGGAGGTTTGTTGTGAACAGCTGTTTGGCCGACTTGTGGCAGAACCTGTCTGGTGGTGAATCATTGAAATTAAAACCAACGTATAAAAAGCCGGCACTTCCCTTTTCACCTTGGCATTGAGCGTCTCTGCTGCAAAGgtatcaaccttttttttttttcttttttttttttttttttctttttttttaactctcatCATGTGAGCTTATTACAAATGTATAGACTGTAATgttctgtatttgttttgtctCTCCACAGATGGCATCCGCTTTTCGTTTGTTGCTCCTCATTTGTGGAATCGGTCAACTGTTCACCGGAGCTGAAAGTCAAAGTAATTATGAATgttcaagataaaaaaataaaaatgtttaaaattaccTACTCAATGAAGGGCTGGGcagtgcggtcaaaaaaatgaaattgaattcccccccaccccccagtcATTCAGGACAATTATGATCTAATAATgcgacaaacatttatttaaaagtttcatttcttcaaaaataattcctgcaaaacaacaataatgtaaATGAAGGTGTATGCACTGATtataaatcagttttaacatcaaCTTAACAtttatagtttgtgcttaaaagCCACAATTAAATATTGTAACATGTCTTGTAAAGCGGCCATCCGGCTTTCTTCCACTTTTGCAAAATATTACAactcaaaaaaatgatttgaatatgacaaacttttaataatccagaagacacaactcaatttcacaatttagcacattttaaacgattcgattttttttttttaaacgacgacgtattgaattcatttgatttattaatgtaagacaagactcataatattttgttcattcagttgattgtttttttttttttttgtgatgaatcCATTCTCAAAAGTGTGTGCGTTTTTCTGGCAAATGAAATcaatttcacttttgttttttgtattttgtaataGCCCAAAATCAACCTGAAAATGacagcttcaaaccaaaatggcagactttttttttttttttttttctccttcctcaAATTATATTTTGTCTACCTAATGATAGATGATATTTGACCAGtaaaatttttttgggggggtggaaatCATTTGTAGGTGTCAAAAGGAAAGTGGCATGATTCCGGAGCTGTGTGGCACGCCTTGCTTAATTTGAGGGTGGAACTGGCAAGTGAGGAATGAGCGGAATCAGGAAAGCGTTGTTGAAAAAGGCGGGAGAGGCAACAAACACAATTGTTGCGAGGTGGTGGAggatcactatttttttttttttttttttttttaaacagtaattaCTACTTACTTAATTACTACTTAGCTGGCCACGGCGTTGGCAACAGGGTGTTTCAGAGCACAAAAGATGTGTTGGGCCAAATTAGTGAACTGCCAATTAGACTTTGAAGAATTGCTTGTTAGTCACAAAATGTACAGGTGACTATaattatgtacaaaaaaaatgtaaatataacacatgttgatttgttttgttgcaGGTGATCGATGCCCCCCAGGCTGGACTCAGTTGAACAATCGATGTTATTTCTTCAGGAGTCAACGTTTGACATTTGACGAAGCCGAGGTACGAAAGAATTGCACAAAGCCGTTGATAATATttgacaaatgcaaatgaatccAATGTAAGTATtttgtattgttaaaaaaaaaacatcttgcaaatgtattaaataataaacacaaaaaaagtcatatgtCTTTTCAGCCATTGCTTTGGTTATCAAATTGATAATTATTTTGGATAATCAAGTAATTGTTTAGAGAGACCttgtttaaaattttaaaaaaaatcttttctcaGTAAATTTTTTTGGATTCAAACCATtaactgaatcataattaatttgTGCAGTTTTTTGTATTGCTAATTTGAAATCATGCAATGCATTTGAGTAAAGGATGGATTTTTGACACAAAAACAATTAATCCATTAATTGGCAAAATAGTCGATTAATCAAAGCATTTCATTGCATTTGAGCCCTTCACCTATggaagaccaaaactgccaaaattcaaaataaataaatggctaaataaataaataaaagactaaaagcgaaaataaaaatggatataaaaaatataattaaaacattatatccaaaaaataaatataaatggtaataataataaaaaaaaaataataataaatatatatatatatatatatatatatatatatatatatatattgctctttttacttccatttatatttattttttgggatatacatttttaattatatatatttttttatattcatttttattttcacttttagtcatttatttatttagtcgttgatttagaattttggcagttttgttccTCCATATTCACCATGCTGGATGCTTTCTTATAATTTCTGCAAATGAAATGATCTTTAAAACAGGAGACTACcgttgatgttgttgttttttttttttttttttttaatccaatcagAATGACTGCAAGGTTCTTGGCGGGCATCTGGTGTCCGTCCACAGTCGACTGGAACTGGCCGTGGTCAATGAGCTCGTTCAGCTCCAACAAGCATCTTCTCTTGTCTGGATCGGACTCTATGGCAATGAGGTGAAACATTGAAACAAGGCCGTTGAACATATATCATCTTGACAAATCGGGCTTCTCAAACATTTTACGCCGCGTATCATCGGCCATTTTGCATGGCATTCAGGCAGATTTTCCATCGTTTCGATCGGTTGCCAGGAACCCCAATCATCTGCGACACTCGTTTCGCTCCTTTCATGAGATCCATTCAAGCTAATGAATGATTCCCCcccaacccctttttttttttgttaatattcaTCTTGCAGGCAAACTTGGCGTGGACTGATGGCTCAGACGTCGACTTTACCAACGGACTCATCTCATTCAGCGAGAACGGATGTGTCGCAATtaatattgatgatgatgaaaatggTAAACTTTCATATCCTCTCTGGGCAATTCCTTTTACAAGTAGCAGTCAACAGAAGAAAAAATGAACAATACGCTCACACAGAACACCACACAATGTtaagacatattttaaaaaggtaGCACTGTGCAATATCAATACTTTTTGAGAATTAtggtgtgtatatgtatatatatatatatatatatatatatatatatatatatatatatatatatatatatatatatatatcatattattattttttttaattaaggtagCAGTATCATTgaattaagtcttttttttttttgttttttttttttaaacaaaggaccAAATTAGGACAAAATATGTTGATAAGTGGACTTTAAATACTTTTGTAGACTTGTATACTTTATCGTTTTTTTCCAGAAACATTACAactggggatgtaacgatatccaaacatcacgatacggtattatcacgatatgaagtttgcgatacgataattatcacgatattgtggggtgttggcgatatttaaaaaaataaaataaaacaaatcacaatattgtaaaaaaacaaaaacaacaacaaaaaaacattgtacataatagcaatgcatataaagcacctacaatctctaataacaatattgaggcacttacttgctaatacaagcacacattgatcgcttcacaagcaaattaggtcccccttcatctgactattagcatagattttaaacatggaagggccaaaacatccctaatgaaaactcaatttcactaataaactagccactagagggtgctagaactgcacaaatggaaatcaacatgacttttccttttaaatattgtgaacatgactacgacgatattgtggcagttttaatatcacgatattgcccttatcgttacaaccataacaattttgttttacaattttggttttgtttcaaAGTGTACAGAGTGACTATAGGAAAACAAATTTAGCCAAATTCTTTGtcatatactgttcagaaactacaaggacaaaaaaaataactacaaatTACTTCTTTTGTGGATATTTTCTAAGATTTTTAAAGATTATCATGCAccaaatataaaacattaaacAACATACAAAATGTCCGCTCCAAATTGccgctaggtgtgcttgtgagtatggatggttgttcgtctctgtgtgccctctgattggctggcaactagttcagggtgtcccccgcctactgccagaaGCCGTCtgggataggcaccagcaccccccgcgacccttgtgaggagcaagtggttcagaaaaggggtatgatgttatttatgtatttattattattattattttttttgctcacctTTATGGGcaaagtagtgttaatttcgtcaacgaaaacaaaaaaataattttgccaaTGCGCATTTTtcattggactaaaactagactagactaaaaccctcattaataaacaataagtgggactaaatctatgcattttcgtcgactaatgaagacaagacgaaaatgtacttcacctaaaaactggactaaaaactttttagttcatgaacaaaaacgagatgaaaatgtaaaaaaaaaaaaaaaaaacgacaacaacaaaaaaagccaacagctataacgttccaacaataatgttaatccagccactaactaatgcttgctaacttactagctcgtagcatgtAGCCACAGTAGCCACTTCATAAACACATGCGTTAGCATAAAACAGCTAGCTTGCCAACAGCTAgcttgctaacagctagctggctaacttactagctcatagcatggagccacagTAGGCACttcataaacacatacattagCATGAAACAGCTAgcttgctaacagctagcttgctagcagctagctggctaacttactagctcatagcatggagccatagtagccactgtaattatgtgtcaagttgtttttcatcaaaaagatgagagaaaattgtatgtgaaatagttttatatCCCAAATGTTCAccatatctgctgacaaaaaaaaaattatacagtggtaaaatgattgtcctgactaaaacgtttttgttgactaaaactagacaaataaaattatgtttgcttggaataaaataaagacaaaaaatgctcgatttatagttgactaaaaatagagtaaataaaaatgataaacaGTGATAAAATGTAACAAGCATGATTTGAAACCAgactaaaacagactaaatgtaaaaatgcTGGATAAAATGAAAACTATTGGGAAGAATGATGTCTGCATATTTAACGTCAACTTTTTCATAAATATTGCGCGAACGACACCAAAACGCATTTCATAAACGACTCCGCTATGTTTCATTGCAGGGTTTGCATGGATCGCTATCGAATGTGAGCGACTGCAGCAGTACGTTTGCGCCAGAGATGTGTTCCAGTGCGTGTCCATTTGCATGCAAGAGGACGCGAGTGCCGTTGAGCAAGCTGCTGACCAAGTGACGCCAGCGGGAACGGAACCAACGGCAGCGTCAGCATCAACACCGGGACCGCCGCCGtcgacagcagcagcagcagcaactggGGGTCAATCCACAAACTTCTAAAATTACCAATGGCAAGTCCACCGGGCTGTGATACATTTTGATAAgaattgaaaacttttttttttttttttttttttttttttttttttttaattagaaagttttctggaaattaaaaaaaaaaatcgtttcaaTTTTTCGTCTTTTCTGtgcgtaaaaataaaataaaccataagctactgcatgtattttttatttttttttgcttaatgtAAGGTTTTAAAAACGCTACCTTGGCCGGCATGGAAGTTATTTAGTGATGGTTGTTATGCTGCTCGTCGAGTTTGACTTGCTTTGTAATTGACAGTTATCTGCATAATTGCTTCGTGAACATCAGATCagatgaatgtttttctttgtgagAGTTTGTTGTTGCCCGCCCACTTTTTTTGAGTAGTGTAGCTTCTCGGAAAACGCGTCACGTTAGCTGAggggatttttgtttgtttgtttgtttgtttgtttttatgttccaaCATCATATCGTCATCATCATAAATTATATCTACATGACACGTGAGTTGGAAGCTTTGCATGTTctgcttttcaaaaaataaaaagaaggcaTCAAAAGTTAACTTGCAAATTTATGTGCTGCCATTGATTTTAATGGTATTAAACAGGTGCGTACAAAAAGTTtccaaacaaaagcaaacattatgtatgatgtcatcttcccgTAGTCTTTGTCAAAGGtcgtatgctgcattcgaggatgttcggaagtcggacttttcccagttcaaaccaggaagtgtgtacgggaacgcccccttgaactcggaaattccacctgCGAAgtcggtgagaaaaaaaaaaaaaaaaaagaccattttttttttcttcgcaaatttgccattttagaaagtcgcaaatttacaagttttgctCGTAAATTTGCCACCCTATAAGGTAgcaaattttcacatttttttagttttttttttttttttcctcagaatatcACCACCacccctctaaaaaaaattaatacatggCCAAAATATGCTGTCATACATTTTCAAGTACCAATGCTAAAATGCaatattatatttaatctttataaattgccactttataaactcgcaaatttacctGTTTTCCTCATAAATCTGTGACCTTATATGGTTGCAAATttatgattttgttttcttgcaAAATTGCCACTTCAtaaaatttacaagtttttttttcagaatattcagccctctaaaaatataaatatgtgtatatatatataaatatatatatatataagtttttttttttaagagggtggaatattctgagaaaaaataaacttttttgccACTTTGTAAAATACGTATACGTGGCCCTAACATGCTAGTTGTAAAAATATAcatgaaaagttaaaaaaaaagtgaactacTGTATGGATTACAAAATTATGCTATTTTGCTGCCATttccacaaaacattttttgacaaattgTCGACcaccatggtttttttttttttttttttttttttttttttttttttttttttgtggcaaaacTTGTCTAGTGAGTCATGTGACAACTTGGCCAACATATAAAAAGAtgtctcctcctcgtcctctgcGTTGTGCATCTCCACTGCAAAGGTAACACCtccactttttatttgatttttttttgcacctttgACCCTAATTTATGATTGATGTCAATCATGTGTCGGACCCGACCGACACATCTGTTTCACTCCGCAGATGACGTTTGCTCTCGGCTTGTCGCTGTTCATCTGTGGAATCAGCCAACTGTTCACTGGCGCTGTGAGTCGAACTCGACTGCTcgtgatggatgatgatgaataATTGAAATAAGTCGCAATGTTTCAACGATGACGCGAGTTGCTCTGTCCAATCTAAAGAATGTGTTCTTCCTCTTGACAGTCTGCACGGCTTGCATTACCATCGACAAGTATGTGCCTCTGACTTATTCATACTTTCTACACTGGTAATTATCATGTCGTGTTAGATAGTTCGCGAGTTAAACTTCAACCGCAAGCAATgtcgaaagctttttttttttttttttttaatcagtatgaaaactagactaaaatctatccacattttagttcatgaacaaaaacgagatgaaaattatttgtttttgtaaccaaaaaaaaaaaaaagcaagccatTGGCTAcaacattccaacaataatgtaaaTCCGACCGCTAGCTAAtgttggctaacttactagctcgtagcatggagccatagtagccacttgttgaaatactgtaattgtgtgtcaagttgtttttcatcagaaagatgagagaaaatttcatGTGAAATTGTTTTAGAACTGTAACATGAATCCAGCGAcgataacgttccaacaataatgctaaTCCGACTGCTAGCTTATGCTTGCTAATTTACTAGTTCGTAGCATATTAGCCATAGtcgccacttgttgatataaataattgtgtgtcaagctgTTTTTCATcagaaagatgagagaaaatttcatgtgaaatagttttacatCTGTAACATGAATCTAACgataacattccaacaataatgctaaTCCGACCGCTAGCTAATgcttgctaacttactagctcgtaATATATTAGCCATAatggccacttgttgatatactgtaattgtgtgtcaagttgttttccataaaaaatattatagaaaattgtatgtgaaataattttagatccgaaatgttcaacatatatgctgacaaaaaaaatatacagctgtaaaatgactaaaacgttgacagtttttgttgactaaaactagacgaataaaattgttttcttggactaaaataaagactaaaatgctcgatttattttcaactaaaaaatagactaaataaaaatgggacgaGGTGGACTAACTATTTAAATACTAACaggcgtgattgaaactggactaaaactgagactaaatttaaaaatgccgGATAAAATAAACAGTACAACATTGCAAACcatatttcatgttgctaagcgAAACTGGCTTTGGGAGCTGGATTTTCAAACTTAAGAACGTAAGGGGGCTAATTATGGTACCTTGTGGCACACCTTGGTTGACTGGAGGGGGAGAAACTCGGCAAAGTTATGAGCGGAATCTGGAAAGTGCTGTTCAAGAAGGCAGAAGAGAACACGAAGCCGTTACGGAGGATCGGATCGCTTCAGCATACTTTATTGACACTTGACACCAACGCGACGTCGTAAACTCGGCATCGGAGAGCCTCTCAGAGCTAATTGTTGAGTTGAGTGGCTGGCGGTGAGTGACGGACGAATAATAACAcgacttgttttttgttgcagGTGATCGATGCCCTCCAGGCTGGACTCAGTTGAACAGGCGCTGTTTCATCCTCCAAGGTGCACCGCTGACATTTGACCTCGCAGAGGTAAGTAAGGGTGCGAGAACAGATTCATggcttttccattcatttcaatgggaaaagatgATTAGAGATACAAGCATTTTAATGACATTGACTATCATCAGGCAggaccagggttattattatggttttggaatttttcattttagtttgtttttatttcgttttgtgttt
Encoded here:
- the LOC144023856 gene encoding snaclec bothroinsularin subunit beta-like isoform X1 translates to MFCICFVSPQMASAFRLLLLICGIGQLFTGAESQSDRCPPGWTQLNNRCYFFRSQRLTFDEAENDCKVLGGHLVSVHSRLELAVVNELVQLQQASSLVWIGLYGNEANLAWTDGSDVDFTNGLISFSENGCVAINIDDDENGFAWIAIECERLQQYVCARDVFQCVSICMQEDASAVEQAADQVTPAGTEPTAASASTPGPPPSTAAAAATGGQSTNF
- the LOC144023856 gene encoding snaclec bothroinsularin subunit beta-like isoform X2, whose protein sequence is MASAFRLLLLICGIGQLFTGAESQSDRCPPGWTQLNNRCYFFRSQRLTFDEAENDCKVLGGHLVSVHSRLELAVVNELVQLQQASSLVWIGLYGNEANLAWTDGSDVDFTNGLISFSENGCVAINIDDDENGFAWIAIECERLQQYVCARDVFQCVSICMQEDASAVEQAADQVTPAGTEPTAASASTPGPPPSTAAAAATGGQSTNF